Proteins from one Mesoplodon densirostris isolate mMesDen1 chromosome 1, mMesDen1 primary haplotype, whole genome shotgun sequence genomic window:
- the CHRM3 gene encoding muscarinic acetylcholine receptor M3, giving the protein MTLHNNNTTSPLFPNISSSWIHGPSDAGLPPGTVTHFGSYNISRAAGNSSSPNGTTSDPLGGHTIWQVVFIAFLTGVLALVTIIGNILVIVAFKVNKQLKTVNNYFLLSLACADLIIGVISMNLFTTYIIMNRWALGNLACDLWLSIDYVASNASVMNLLVISFDRYFSITRPLTYRAKRTTKRAGVMIGLAWVISFILWAPAILFWQYFVGKRTVPPGECFIQFLSEPTITFGTAIAAFYMPVTIMTILYWRIYKETEKRTKELAGLQASGTEAEAENFVHPTGSSRSCSSYELQQQSMKRSARRKYGRCHFWFTTKSWKPSAEQMDQDHSSSDSWNNNDAAASLENSASSDEEDIGSETRAIYSIVLKLPGHSTILSSTKLPSSDNLQVPEEELGAVDLETKASKLQAQKSMDDGGSFQKSFSKLPIQLESAVDTAKASDVNSSVGKTTATLPLSFKEATLAKRFALKTRSQITKRKRMSLIKEKKAAQTLSAILLAFIITWTPYNIMVLVNTFCDSCIPKTYWNLGYWLCYINSTVNPVCYALCNKTFRTTFKMLLLCQCDKRKRRKQQYQQRQSVIFHKRVPEQAL; this is encoded by the coding sequence ATGACCTTGCACAATAACAATACAACCTCACCTTTGTTTCCgaacatcagctcttcctggaTTCACGGCCCTTCCGATGCAGGGCTGCCCCCAGGAACGGTTACTCATTTTGGCAGCTACAACATTTCTCGGGCAgctgggaattcctcctctccAAATGGCACCACCAGTGACCCCCTGGGAGGTCATACCATCTGGCAAGTGGTCTTCATTGCATTCTTAACGGGCGTCCTGGCCTTGGTGACCATCATTGGCAACATCCTGGTGATAGTGGCATTCAAGGTCAACAAGCAACTGAAGACTGTCAACAACTACTTCCTCTTAAGTCTGGCCTGTGCTGACCTGATTATTGGGGTCATTTCAATGAATCTGTTTACTACCTACATCATCATGAACCGATGGGCTTTAGGGAACTTGGCCTGTGACCTCTGGCTTTCCATTGACTACGTGGCTAGCAATGCCTCCGTCATGAATCTTCTGGTCATTAGCTTTGACAGGTACTTTTCCATCACGAGGCCGCTCACGTACCGAGCCAAACGAACAACAAAGCGAGCTGGTGTGATGATAGGTCTGGCTTGGGTCATCTCCTTCATCCTTTGGGCTCCTGCCATCTTGTTCTGGCAATACTTTGTTGGGAAGAGAACTGTGCCTCCAGGGGAGTGCTTCATCCAGTTCCTCAGCGAGCCCACCATCACCTTCGGCACGGCCATCGCTGCCTTTTATATGCCTGTCACCATTATGACTATTTTATACTGGAGGATCTATAAGGAAACTGAAAAACGTACCAAAGAGCTTGCTGGGCTGCAGGCCTCTgggacagaggcagaggcagagaacTTTGTCCATCCCACAGGTAGTTCTCGAAGCTGCAGCAGCTATGAGCTTCAACAGCAAAGCATGAAACGCTCAGCCAGGAGGAAGTACGGACGCTGCCACTTCTGGTTCACAACCAAGAGCTGGAAGCCCAGCGCCGAGCAGATGGACCAAGACCACAGCAGCAGCGACAGCTGGAATAACAATGACGCTGCTGCCTCCCTGGAAAATTCCGCTTCCTCCGATGAGGAGGACATTGGCTCGGAGACAAGAGCCATCTACTCCATCGTGCTCAAGCTTCCAGGTCACAGCACCATCCTCAGCTCCACCAAATTACCCTCGTCAGACAACCTGCAGGTGCCGGAGGAGGAGCTGGGGGCAGTGGACTTAGAGACGAAAGCCAGCAAACTGCAGGCCCAAAAGAGCATGGACGACGGAGGCAGTTTTCAGAAAAGCTTCTCCAAGCTTCCCATCCAGTTAGAGTCAGCCGTGGACACAGCCAAGGCCTCTGATGTCAACTCCTCAGTGGGCAAGACCACGGCCACTCTGCCTCTGTCCTTTAAGGAAGCTACTCTAGCCAAGAGGTTTGCTCTGAAGACCAGAAGCCAGATCACTAAGCGGAAACGGATGTCCCTCATCAAGGAGAAGAAGGCGGCCCAGACCCTCAGCGCCATCTTGCTTGCCTTCATCATCACCTGGACCCCCTACAATATTATGGTTCTGGTGAATACCTTTTGTGACAGCTGCATCCCCAAAACCTATTGGAATCTGGGCTATTGGCTGTGCTACATCAACAGCACCGTGAACCCCGTGTGCTATGCCCTGTGCAACAAAACATTCAGAACCACTTTCAAGATGCTGCTGTTGTGCCAGTGTGACAAAAGGAAGAGGCGCAAGCAGCAGTACCAGCAAAGACAGTCAGTCATTTTCCATAAGCGGGTGCCCGAGCAGGCCTTGtag